In Ostrinia nubilalis chromosome 12, ilOstNubi1.1, whole genome shotgun sequence, one DNA window encodes the following:
- the LOC135076892 gene encoding trans-Golgi network integral membrane protein TGN38-like isoform X1 has protein sequence MFRYFAALILVTFYSKSSGAPANGTDLSTLLSKLASTCENQFISTQITSKLKECHVNVPPYDEKKIQCMLFYDINKQLCTAVGASKLALTEDFSPKIKKEQDVSKLCIGAKDWQFTDLGEVYKKYVNLVFTNPIMCARVCSVDNNDFMNVESNFYCKYFKWGAETLKLQVIAAPTQSGSAAAELLPTGTDVIKKPEVVPEVPHAQSGPDVSAKDSAVPKPKPENSADIDVKPEGVIDVKPEAVIDVKPDTADSAVTSKKANPEATANAETNPELPIAEHPLNNIVPAPTANPEKPAASHIHNTAGDANSAASVDGTQNNPIGHLGTEPGNKPERTSVSKVDTAAVPKKQEGEVAPNGSLNSQLGKPNANEADPDDYQNELDSEEVRNGISDNQGGDDGDDQSLGEADLKPDPKANKNMDSSISQFNVNDMSQKEYYPSDAFPEDDDHFFSFFLTAIIMVVLLYILYHNKSKVSKVIMGLIVEGRQPGRRRNSRGHAYKRLDTLEQAMSANSATPPSKIIY, from the exons ATGTTTCGCTACTTTGCTGCTCTGATATTAGTGACGTTTTATTCGAAGAGTTCGGGTGCACCTGCAAATGGAACCGATCTTTCTACTTTGCTAAGCAAGCTTGCAAGCACCTGTGAGAACCAATTTATTTCCACACAAATCACCAGTAAACTAAAGGAATGCCATGTAAATGTTCCTCCGTATgacgagaaaaaaattcaaTGTATGTTGTTCTATGACATAAACAAACAACTATGTACTGCAGTGGGAGCATCAAAACTGGCTCTCACCGAAGATTTTTCCCCTAAAATAAAGAAGGAACAAGACGTCTCCAAACTCTGTATTGGTGCCAAAGATTGGCAATTCACTGATTTGGGGGAGgtgtacaaaaaatatgtcaatCTTGTGTTCACTAATCCAATAATGTGTGCTAGAGTGTGCAGTGTTGACAACAATGACTTCATGAATGTGGAATCTAATTTCTATTGCAAGTACTTTAAATGGGGTGCGGAGACATTAAAGTTACAGGTAATCGCTGCTCCTACTCAGTCTGGTTCTGCTGCTGCAGAACTTCTGCCTACTGGAACAGATGTAATTAAAAAGCCTGAAGTAGTACCTGAGGTTCCTCATGCACAAAGCGGCCCAGATGTTTCTGCTAAAGATTCAGCTGTTCCTAAACCCAAACCGGAAAACTCAGCGGATATTGATGTCAAACCAGAAGGTGTTATTGATGTGAAACCAGAAGCTGTTATTGATGTCAAACCAGATACTGCTGACAGTGCTGTGACTTCAAAAAAAGCAAATCCTGAAGCCACTGCTAATGCGGAAACAAATCCAGAATTGCCTATTGCGGAACATCCCTTGAATAACATAGTCCCAGCTCCTACTGCCAACCCTGAAAAACCAGCAGCTAGCCATATCCATAATACTGCTGGTGATGCTAACAGTGCAGCATCAGTGGATGGCACCCAAAATAACCCAATAGGCCACCTGGGAACCGAACCTGGAAACAAGCCAGAACGCACCAGTGTATCTAAAGTTGATACTGCTGCCGTTCCTAAGAAACAGGAAGGTGAAGTGGCTCCCAACGGCTCGCTTAACAGTCAACTCGGTAAACCAAATGCAAATGAGGCAGACCCTGATGACTACCAAAATGAATTAG ATTCAGAAGAAGTTAGAAATGGAATATCAGATAATCAAGGTGGTGACGATGGTGATGATCAATCTTTAGGAGAGGCGGACCTAAAGCCAGACCCAAAAGCTAACAAGAATATGGATTCATCCATCTCACAGTTTAATGTGAATGATATGTCTCAAAAAG AATATTACCCTAGTGATGCGTTCCCAGAGGATGATGACCATTTCTTCTCATTCTTCTTGACTGCCATCATCATGGTAGTGCTGCTCTACATTCTCTACCACAACAAGAGCAAAGTAAGCAAAGTG ATCATGGGTCTAATAGTGGAGGGCAGACAGCCTGGTCGCCGCCGCAACAGCCGTGGTCACGCGTACAAACGCCTGGACACCTTAGAGCAAGCTATGAGCGCTAACAGTGCCACCCCTCCCAGCAAAATCATCTACTGA
- the LOC135076892 gene encoding trans-Golgi network integral membrane protein TGN38-like isoform X2, which produces MFRYFAALILVTFYSKSSGAPANGTDLSTLLSKLASTCENQFISTQITSKLKECHVNVPPYDEKKIQCMLFYDINKQLCTAVGASKLALTEDFSPKIKKEQDVSKLCIGAKDWQFTDLGEVYKKYVNLVFTNPIMCARVCSVDNNDFMNVESNFYCKYFKWGAETLKLQVIAAPTQSGSAAAELLPTGTDVIKKPEVVPEVPHAQSGPDVSAKDSAVPKPKPENSADIDVKPEGVIDVKPEAVIDVKPDTADSAVTSKKANPEATANAETNPELPIAEHPLNNIVPAPTANPEKPAASHIHNTAGDANSAASVDGTQNNPIGHLGTEPGNKPERTSVSKVDTAAVPKKQEGEVAPNGSLNSQLGKPNANEADPDDYQNELDSEEVRNGISDNQGGDDGDDQSLGEADLKPDPKANKNMDSSISQFNVNDMSQKEYYPSDAFPEDDDHFFSFFLTAIIMVVLLYILYHNKSKIMGLIVEGRQPGRRRNSRGHAYKRLDTLEQAMSANSATPPSKIIY; this is translated from the exons ATGTTTCGCTACTTTGCTGCTCTGATATTAGTGACGTTTTATTCGAAGAGTTCGGGTGCACCTGCAAATGGAACCGATCTTTCTACTTTGCTAAGCAAGCTTGCAAGCACCTGTGAGAACCAATTTATTTCCACACAAATCACCAGTAAACTAAAGGAATGCCATGTAAATGTTCCTCCGTATgacgagaaaaaaattcaaTGTATGTTGTTCTATGACATAAACAAACAACTATGTACTGCAGTGGGAGCATCAAAACTGGCTCTCACCGAAGATTTTTCCCCTAAAATAAAGAAGGAACAAGACGTCTCCAAACTCTGTATTGGTGCCAAAGATTGGCAATTCACTGATTTGGGGGAGgtgtacaaaaaatatgtcaatCTTGTGTTCACTAATCCAATAATGTGTGCTAGAGTGTGCAGTGTTGACAACAATGACTTCATGAATGTGGAATCTAATTTCTATTGCAAGTACTTTAAATGGGGTGCGGAGACATTAAAGTTACAGGTAATCGCTGCTCCTACTCAGTCTGGTTCTGCTGCTGCAGAACTTCTGCCTACTGGAACAGATGTAATTAAAAAGCCTGAAGTAGTACCTGAGGTTCCTCATGCACAAAGCGGCCCAGATGTTTCTGCTAAAGATTCAGCTGTTCCTAAACCCAAACCGGAAAACTCAGCGGATATTGATGTCAAACCAGAAGGTGTTATTGATGTGAAACCAGAAGCTGTTATTGATGTCAAACCAGATACTGCTGACAGTGCTGTGACTTCAAAAAAAGCAAATCCTGAAGCCACTGCTAATGCGGAAACAAATCCAGAATTGCCTATTGCGGAACATCCCTTGAATAACATAGTCCCAGCTCCTACTGCCAACCCTGAAAAACCAGCAGCTAGCCATATCCATAATACTGCTGGTGATGCTAACAGTGCAGCATCAGTGGATGGCACCCAAAATAACCCAATAGGCCACCTGGGAACCGAACCTGGAAACAAGCCAGAACGCACCAGTGTATCTAAAGTTGATACTGCTGCCGTTCCTAAGAAACAGGAAGGTGAAGTGGCTCCCAACGGCTCGCTTAACAGTCAACTCGGTAAACCAAATGCAAATGAGGCAGACCCTGATGACTACCAAAATGAATTAG ATTCAGAAGAAGTTAGAAATGGAATATCAGATAATCAAGGTGGTGACGATGGTGATGATCAATCTTTAGGAGAGGCGGACCTAAAGCCAGACCCAAAAGCTAACAAGAATATGGATTCATCCATCTCACAGTTTAATGTGAATGATATGTCTCAAAAAG AATATTACCCTAGTGATGCGTTCCCAGAGGATGATGACCATTTCTTCTCATTCTTCTTGACTGCCATCATCATGGTAGTGCTGCTCTACATTCTCTACCACAACAAGAGCAAA ATCATGGGTCTAATAGTGGAGGGCAGACAGCCTGGTCGCCGCCGCAACAGCCGTGGTCACGCGTACAAACGCCTGGACACCTTAGAGCAAGCTATGAGCGCTAACAGTGCCACCCCTCCCAGCAAAATCATCTACTGA